The sequence CAAGATTATTGATAATGGTGCTTTGATTAGCGAATACTCTTCACAATCGCCTATGCTAAAAGTTAATTTTGTTGCACGTAATAGGATTGTTGCAGGAATGAGCGATGCAACAGTTATTGTTGAATCAAAAGAGAAGGGAGGCTCTTTAATTACTGCATCGTTGGCAACGGACTACTCTCGCGAAGTATTTGCACTTCCCGGCAACGTTGACAAAGAGACATCAAAGGGATGCAACAATCTTATTCGCGACAATAAGGCACAACTTATTACATCGGCAAAAGATATGACCAATACTCTTGGGTGGGAGTGTTTGCTATCTTCTAAGAGGGTACAGAATACACTTTTCCCCGATTTTGATGAGACCGAACAGATTATTGTTGATATTATTACTGAGAAAAAAGAGATTGATATTAACTCTCTTAGTATTGCTTCGGGAATTGCAACATCAAAACTTTTATCTTCGCTTATGGGATTGGAGTTTAAGGGCGTTATAAAGTCTTACCCCGGAAACAGATATAAGATTATATAAACTCTCTTACCTCTCCTCAATATTTCTATCCCCTACATAAATTACACGATTTGCCATGCTACTGGTATATGCACTATTGTCGTGCGTTACAACCACTATTGTGGTTGAGGGTGATAACTGCTGTAAGATTGCGTATAGTTTTTGGGTAAACGAACTATCCAAATAAGATGTTGGTTCATCCAACACAAGCAGTGCCGGATTGGAGATTATTGCTCGTGCAAACAATGCCCTTTGAAATTGTCCTCCTGAGACTTCGCCTATGGGACGAGATTGCAAAACAGTAAGTTGCATAGCAGAGAGCATCTCATCCACCCTCTCCTTAACCTCGCTATTTGTTAGATTCTTCTCCTGCATCAAGCCACTCTCAACCACCTCTCTTACCGAAATTGGGAAGCGTAAATCCAAACTGTTCTTTTGAGGAAGATACCCTACCCTCTCTTTTGCGAGTGTTTCGTATTGAGAACCATTATCATAATACAACACCCTACCGCTTGTTGGTTTCTGCAATCCTAACATTACTCTTATAAGCGATGTTTTTCCTCCTCCATTTGCTCCCTCCACAAGCATAAAGTCTCCTCTATTAAGAGTTAAATTTACACCTTTTAATATTATTCTATTATCGAAAGTGAGAGTTACCTCTTTTAGTTCAATATATCTATTTTGATATTGCATATGCTATCTCTCTTATCTCTTCAATGAAGTTATATGCCAATGGATTTATTACAACAACCGAAGCCTCTATCTCTTGAGCGAATGTTTTTACCTGCTCGGGAGTAAACTCGTTTTGAATGAATACTGTTTTTATTCCTTTCTCTATTGCCTCTTCAATTACCTGTTGCATACGTTGCGGAGTCATCTCTTTGCCACTCTCCTCGAGCGACAACTGTTGCAAGTTATAATCCCTTGCAAAATAGGAGAGTGAGGGGTGAAATATTGCAAAATGGCGACATTGAGCAGCAGATAAAATTGAATTAACTTCCCTATCAAGAGCCTCTAATTGATGTATCAACTGCATATAGTTTGATGTGTAGTATGAGGCATTTTTGTTATCAAACGCCACAATAGCATTATAGAGATTTGTTGCCATCAGCTTTGCACCTTTGGGCGAAGTCCAATAGTGAGGGTCAGAGTGAGAATGTTCCTCTCCTCCATGAGAACATTCAGAGGTTATAAAATCAAGCCCTTCAGAGAGATCTACAACCTTTATATTTGAGATATTTTTAACTATCGCCGGCAGTGTTGTCTTTTCAAACCCCAACTCTCCTACTTTAAAATAGAGCGAAGAGGTTGCAATCTCTTTCATTTGGCGAGGGGTTGTGGCATACTCTTCGGGATTGCCTCCTTGAGGTATAGCACACACCACTTGAATTGAATCTCCAACTATCTTGTCGAGCAGATACTTTTGTGGCAATATTGTCACCGCCACTTGAGGGAGGCGATTACCTTTATCAGCAACACAACTTGATAATACAACTACTATTAAGGATAGAAATACTACCTTTGTTTTAAACATTCTTCTTCTCTTTTTCTAACAGATGTAATTATTAGATATGCCCCTGCTAAAACTATTATGGCAATTGAGGCAAACGCAATGGCTGTATTTACCTTCAGAGAGGTTGGCTCAAATTTAAACTCAATCTCATGCTCTCCTGCTGGGATACTCATTCCCCTTAATACATAGTTTACACGTGCCATTTGAGCAGGCTCTCCATCTATTGTTATCTGCCATCCCCATGGGAAGTATATCTCTGAGAATACCGCATATCCTCCGTTTTGAGAAACGGATTTATAGTTAAGTTTGTTCGGTTGATAGTGAGTTAAGTATATTGTATCGCCCTCACTCCTTTGAGGTATTTGAGCAGGTATTATATTTTTAAAGTGGTTATCGGCTATTGCAGTTCTCCTTTCATCAAAAGAGTTTAACGCCTCCATTTCGGCTTTTGCTCCATCAACCCACTCTATCTCATCAACAAACCAAGCATTGCCCATAGCATCGGGGTTTGGCACTGCAACAGCCTCGCCCGACTCTGATGCTGTTATAAAGTATTTGGTATTAAGCATATTTATAACAGAGATATTACCTTTGCTTAACTGATACTTTATAAGATCATCATATCTACGAAGTTTTGCCGCACTATATCCACCAATTGATTTGTGATGATATGAAGTTGTTGGATCGTTATAAGTATCTACCGTTAAATTGAGTACCCTATAATTGGGATCTTTGTCTTGCAATATATCTTTGTCAGCTTGAGTCATTTGGAAAGCACTCTTTACTTTGCGTTTTGGAACAAAGTTATCGCCATTCAAATAGCGTTTGTTTACTGGATACATATCCACTACAACTAATGCCAACATTGCAACTGCAAATAATTTTGTTGATATTTTCTTATTTATAAACAATAGCAATAGAAGAGCTGATAGTATCACAAAGAAGAATGTTCGCCACGCATCGGCAGTAAATATTGATTCTCGCACCTCCTCTAACTCATCAAAAATCATTTGGTATTCGGGTTGAGAGATAGCCATTTGCTCTTCTTGTACCGACAGAAAGTTAAAAAACAAAGTTGGCATTACAGCAAACAAGAACGCAACCCCAGCTGTTAATGCTAATGGCAAATACATTTTCCACATTTTCTCTTTTAGAGTTTGAGTATTTTCAATTATCTCTTTTAATGCAAGAGTTGCCAATAGTGGAATTGCAAACTCGGCAACTACCAATATACTTGATACCGTACGGAACTTGTCATATAGAGGAACATTATTTACAAACCACTCAGTAAGAGGCATAAAATTATGTCCCCATGATAGAAGTAATGATATTATTGAAGCCACAATACAAGCCCACTTTATAGGTCCTTTTACCACAAAGCAACCTATTAAGAAGAGGAACATTATTATTGCTCCTGCATATACAGGACCTGCGGTAAAGGGTTGATCTCCCCAATAGTGATTCATCTGCCCCACATATTGTCTTAGCGAAGGTTCAGCCTCTTTCATAGCATCCTTATCGGCTGATATATATCCTGTTGCACCTCCTTTTGTATTTGGAATGAGTAGAGTCCAACTCTCATCAATACCGTAACTCCATTGGGTTATATAGTCAATGTTTAATCCGCCCCCTTCACCCTCAGTTGCCGATTCAGATGCAAGTTCCGACTTACCTCGCATTGTCTCTTTTGAGTACTCGTATGTATTGTAAATGCTTGGCAGATTTGCACAAACAGCAAGAACCGCAGCAACCACAAGAGAGAGCGTTGCCTTTGTAAAGCGCCTATACTCTTTTTGTTGTATTGCCTTTATCAGATAGCCTATTACCAATGGCAGAATAAACAAGAATGAGTAGTAACTCATCTGTATATGGTTTGCGTGTATCTGCATCATTCCAAAGAAGGCTGCAAGTAAAGCACCTTTTATATACTTGCCACGATATGCCAATATTATTCCTGCTATTGTGGGTGGGATATAGGCAAGAGTTATGAATTTCCAGATATGTCCTGCCGCTATTATTATAAAGAAATATGAAGAAAAGGCGTATGCCAATGCCCCAAAGAGCGAAATATACCACTTGACATTTAACACCATCAACAGAATAAAGAATCCTATTGCCATAATGTATATGTAGGAAACTGGTATTGGCAATCCTAACGAATATATTTTTTCTATTACTTTTAAAACTTTATTGTTTTCATACGAAGGAGATATTTGAAAGTTTGGCATTCCACCAAACAGCGAGTTTGTCCAACGTGTAGTTTCGCCTGTTGCCTCGTTGAACGCCTTTGCTTCCTGTCCGATTGCTATTCCCTGTTGAGTATCGCCCTGAAACAGCACCTTTCCCTCAAAAATCTCTGGAGAGAAATATACAATTGATATTGCGACTATTGTGAGAACAGAAATAATGCAGGGTAATGATTTTTCAAAATATCTCTTCATATTAATATCTTTTTTATCCGTTTTTTATCAACTTTGAATTTATATATTTTACCGGTATCCAAGCAATCAGCACTCCAACAGCAACCACTACCGATATTACCAATAAAACATCACTCCATACAACTTTTACAGGGTAATACTCAACTATAAAGTTTGCACCCATCTTAAGTATTCCAAAATGTTGCTGCACAAGAGAGAGCAGTAAACCTAACAGAACTCCTGTCACTGCCCCTATAAATGAGATCAGAACTCCTTGATTAAAAAATATTTTTGTTATAAACGACTCTTTACCGCCTAAGTTATGGAGGGTTTTTATATTCTCTTTTTTATCAATTATCAGCATTGACACTGAAGCAATTATATTGAATGCCGATATCACCAAAACAAACAAGAGCATAAAAAATGTTATCCATTTTTCAATTGCCATCATTGAAAATGCCTCTGCTTTTTGTTCTATTCTATCTTTTACCACATACCCCTCGCCAACAATCTTTTGTACCTCTTTCTGTATCTTCTCAACATTCTGTTCATCTGTCACTTTTATCTCCAGCAGAGTTGCCTCAGTTGTGTAATCGAACAGTTGCTTTGCCACCTCAATTGACACATATACAAATTTATTGTCGCTTTCGGCCTGACTTATTGAAAACACTCCAGAGCAATAGACTTGACGTGTATTAAACGATGTTGAGGGGTTTATCAAGTTTACTTTTGCCTTACGTTTTGGAGCATATAGGTATATAGGCGAGAGAAAATGAGGAGCAACCATCAGAGTATTTGATATTCCAACTCCAATTACCGCATAGGGCAGTGAGTCGGCAAACATGGTTGCACCGTCAATTAATGCAGCATCAATATTGTTTACTTTTGAATAATTTGCAGGAACTCCTTTTATAACAACGGGTTGTTGCTTGTCACCATATAGAGCAAGAGCATTATCTTCTACAACTGGGGTAACTGCCTCCACTCCGTCAATCTCCTCAAGACGTTTAATCTCAGGAGCGGTTGTATCTAATGTTTTCCCTGCTTTTGCTCTAACCTCTAAGTGAGGATCAATCTCAGAATATAGCGAAGATATTATCTCTTCAAATCCATTATATACCGACAAGGTACATATCATAGCCATCGTTGCAATTGCAACTCCACATACCGATACTATCGATACTGCATTTATGGCAGTGTGTGATTTTTTTGAGAAGAGGTAACGTATCGCTATTTTCAGAGATAAGAGCATTGTCTTATTTATTTAAGAGAGTGTCAATATTATCGATATAATCGAGCGAGTCATCAACAAAGAATGTTAGTTCGGGTACTTTGCGCAATTGGTAACGCACTCTTCCGCCCAACTCATATCTGATGCTCTTTGCATTGTTATTTACCGCCTCTAATATCTCAGGAGCCTTCTCCGATGGAAAGACACTCAAATAGATTTTTGCGACACTTAAATCGGGGCTTACCCTTACAATACTTACCGAGACCAATGTTCCCGGCATCTTTTTAGTCTCTGCCAAGAAAATCTCTCCTAACTCTTTTTGTAATAATCTGTTTATCTTACTTTGTCTTGTTGTTTCCATTGTAAATTACTTTTTATAGATAATAGTCAAGCCATCTCGCGATGGTACAAAAACTTTTTCAACACGATCATCCGAAGCCACCATATCATTAAAACGGCGTAGACCTTCGGTTTGCGGATCGTGTTCCGACTCATCAAGAATCTTTCCCGACCAAAGAGTGTTGTCAGCCAACATAAATCCTCCCTTTCTCACCTTTGGGAATACCAAATTGTAATATTCGCAATATTCGCGTTTATCAGCATCTATAAACACCATATC is a genomic window of Bacteroidales bacterium containing:
- a CDS encoding metal ABC transporter ATP-binding protein, translating into MQYQNRYIELKEVTLTFDNRIILKGVNLTLNRGDFMLVEGANGGGKTSLIRVMLGLQKPTSGRVLYYDNGSQYETLAKERVGYLPQKNSLDLRFPISVREVVESGLMQEKNLTNSEVKERVDEMLSAMQLTVLQSRPIGEVSGGQFQRALFARAIISNPALLVLDEPTSYLDSSFTQKLYAILQQLSPSTTIVVVTHDNSAYTSSMANRVIYVGDRNIEER
- a CDS encoding zinc ABC transporter substrate-binding protein codes for the protein MFKTKVVFLSLIVVVLSSCVADKGNRLPQVAVTILPQKYLLDKIVGDSIQVVCAIPQGGNPEEYATTPRQMKEIATSSLYFKVGELGFEKTTLPAIVKNISNIKVVDLSEGLDFITSECSHGGEEHSHSDPHYWTSPKGAKLMATNLYNAIVAFDNKNASYYTSNYMQLIHQLEALDREVNSILSAAQCRHFAIFHPSLSYFARDYNLQQLSLEESGKEMTPQRMQQVIEEAIEKGIKTVFIQNEFTPEQVKTFAQEIEASVVVINPLAYNFIEEIREIAYAISK
- a CDS encoding YfhO family protein encodes the protein MKRYFEKSLPCIISVLTIVAISIVYFSPEIFEGKVLFQGDTQQGIAIGQEAKAFNEATGETTRWTNSLFGGMPNFQISPSYENNKVLKVIEKIYSLGLPIPVSYIYIMAIGFFILLMVLNVKWYISLFGALAYAFSSYFFIIIAAGHIWKFITLAYIPPTIAGIILAYRGKYIKGALLAAFFGMMQIHANHIQMSYYSFLFILPLVIGYLIKAIQQKEYRRFTKATLSLVVAAVLAVCANLPSIYNTYEYSKETMRGKSELASESATEGEGGGLNIDYITQWSYGIDESWTLLIPNTKGGATGYISADKDAMKEAEPSLRQYVGQMNHYWGDQPFTAGPVYAGAIIMFLFLIGCFVVKGPIKWACIVASIISLLLSWGHNFMPLTEWFVNNVPLYDKFRTVSSILVVAEFAIPLLATLALKEIIENTQTLKEKMWKMYLPLALTAGVAFLFAVMPTLFFNFLSVQEEQMAISQPEYQMIFDELEEVRESIFTADAWRTFFFVILSALLLLLFINKKISTKLFAVAMLALVVVDMYPVNKRYLNGDNFVPKRKVKSAFQMTQADKDILQDKDPNYRVLNLTVDTYNDPTTSYHHKSIGGYSAAKLRRYDDLIKYQLSKGNISVINMLNTKYFITASESGEAVAVPNPDAMGNAWFVDEIEWVDGAKAEMEALNSFDERRTAIADNHFKNIIPAQIPQRSEGDTIYLTHYQPNKLNYKSVSQNGGYAVFSEIYFPWGWQITIDGEPAQMARVNYVLRGMSIPAGEHEIEFKFEPTSLKVNTAIAFASIAIIVLAGAYLIITSVRKREEECLKQR
- a CDS encoding ABC transporter permease, with the translated sequence MLLSLKIAIRYLFSKKSHTAINAVSIVSVCGVAIATMAMICTLSVYNGFEEIISSLYSEIDPHLEVRAKAGKTLDTTAPEIKRLEEIDGVEAVTPVVEDNALALYGDKQQPVVIKGVPANYSKVNNIDAALIDGATMFADSLPYAVIGVGISNTLMVAPHFLSPIYLYAPKRKAKVNLINPSTSFNTRQVYCSGVFSISQAESDNKFVYVSIEVAKQLFDYTTEATLLEIKVTDEQNVEKIQKEVQKIVGEGYVVKDRIEQKAEAFSMMAIEKWITFFMLLFVLVISAFNIIASVSMLIIDKKENIKTLHNLGGKESFITKIFFNQGVLISFIGAVTGVLLGLLLSLVQQHFGILKMGANFIVEYYPVKVVWSDVLLVISVVVAVGVLIAWIPVKYINSKLIKNG
- the rbfA gene encoding 30S ribosome-binding factor RbfA, whose product is METTRQSKINRLLQKELGEIFLAETKKMPGTLVSVSIVRVSPDLSVAKIYLSVFPSEKAPEILEAVNNNAKSIRYELGGRVRYQLRKVPELTFFVDDSLDYIDNIDTLLNK